Within the Myxococcus virescens genome, the region AAGGCATGCGCGCGCGCCGCCTGGGCCAGCGCGATGGTGGCGCGCGGCGAGGCGCCAAACTGGATGTAGTCCGCCAGGTCCTTGAGGCCGTACTTGCTGGGCTCGCGCGTGGCGAACACCACGTTGAGGATGTACTCCTTCACCTTCTCGTCCATGTAGATGTGGTGGACGAGCTCGCGCGCACGGACCAGGTGCTGAAGGTCGATGACCCGCTGGGCGCGCGGCGACGAGCCACCGGACATCCGGTCCATGATGACCTTCTCTTCGTCGCGCGTCGGGTAGCCCACCTTCACCTTGAGCATGAAGCGGTCCACCTGCGCCTCGGGCAGCGGGTAGGTGCCTTCCTGCTCGATGGGGTTCTGCGTCGCCAGCACCAGGAAGGGCGAGGGCAACGGGAAGGACTGGTCGCCGATGGTGACCTGGCGCTCGGCCATGGCCTCCAGGAGCGCGGACTGCACCTTCGCCGGGGCGCGGTTGATTTCGTCCGCGAGCACGATGTTGGCGAAGATGGGCCCCTTGCGGACGGTGAAGTTCGCCGCCTGCTGGTTGTAGATCATGGTGCCCACCACGTCCGCGGGCAGCAGGTCCGGGGTGAACTGGATGCGCATGAAGGTGGCGCTGAGCGAATCCGCCACGGTGCGCACCGTCAGCGTCTTGGCGAGGCCGGGCACGCCCTCCAGCAGCACGTGCCCGTTGCACAGCAGGCCGA harbors:
- a CDS encoding AAA family ATPase, translated to MNTDIRALTERVQQESSFVEVLNQETSKVIVGQRYMLERILIGLLCNGHVLLEGVPGLAKTLTVRTVADSLSATFMRIQFTPDLLPADVVGTMIYNQQAANFTVRKGPIFANIVLADEINRAPAKVQSALLEAMAERQVTIGDQSFPLPSPFLVLATQNPIEQEGTYPLPEAQVDRFMLKVKVGYPTRDEEKVIMDRMSGGSSPRAQRVIDLQHLVRARELVHHIYMDEKVKEYILNVVFATREPSKYGLKDLADYIQFGASPRATIALAQAARAHAFLRHRGFVTPEDVKAIAFDVLRHRVAMTYEAEAEDLTPEKIIQRVFDRVEVP